Genomic window (Drosophila albomicans strain 15112-1751.03 chromosome X, ASM965048v2, whole genome shotgun sequence):
CGATCGCTGGGCTGCGCTCGGCAATCCCGGCTGGAGCTACGAGGAGCTGTTGCCGTACTTTCGCAAATACGAAGGCTCTCTTGTCCCCGATGCCGACACCGGACACTCACATCCCGGTGTCCGGGGACCGGTGAAGATCTCATATAACACAGATCCGACTCGCGTTGCCGATGCGTTTGTCCGAGCATCCGAGCAGGCGGGTTTGCCACGTGGCGACTACAACGGTGAGTCCCAACTGCGTGTCTCCTATCTGCAGGCGAATATAGCGAACGATACACGCTGGAGCTCCAATCGCGCCTATCTCTATCCCATCAAGGGCAAACGCACCAATCTGCACATCAAAAAGAAATCACTAGTCACCCGAGTGCTCATCGATCCACAGAGCAGGAACGCCTACGGCGTAATGCTGCTGGCCAATGGACGCATGCAGAAGGTGCTGGCCAGAAAGGAAGTCATCGTCTCGGCGGGCGCCATTAATACACCGCAATTGCTGATGTTGTCGGGCGTGGGACCTGCCAAGCATCTACGCAAGATGGGCATCAAACCTCTGGCAGATCTGGCGGTGGGCTACAATCTGCAGGATCATACGGCGCCAGCTGTGACATTCACAACGAACACAACAACGCTGGCGCTGAACGATTTGCTCAACACCGATGCCATAGGCAATTTCCTTCGGGGACGAGGTCCCATCTTGATACCTGGTGGCGTAGAGGCAATTTCGTTTTATGCCTTGGACAAGGCAGAGCGTCAGCGGGGATGGCCCGACATGGAGATATTTGCCTGTATCAACAGTTTGCAATTAAATCCGGCGCTGCCCTTGGCCTTCGGCCTCAAGCCAAGCATCTATGAGACCATGTTTGGGGAGCTGGAGCGCCGCAATGGCAACGCATTCATGGTGTTCCCCATGATACTGCGTGCGAGGAGTCGCGGACGCATCAAGCTGCAGAGTCGCAATCCCCAACAGCATCCCCTGATCTATCCCAATTACTTTCACGATCCCTACGATCTCAATATCACAATTCGAGGCCTCAAGCAGTGCAACCACCTCAGCGAGATGCCCGCTTTTCGAGCCATCAACGCACGGTTGTTGGACAAACAGCCCCCAGCGTGTCGTCGACACAAGTGGCTCAGCGATAAGTTTTGGGAGTGTTATGCCCGACACTTTACTCTAACCATCTATCACTATTCGGGCACTGCTAAAATGGGACCACGCTCTGATCCCAGTGCTGTGGTGGATGCTCGATTGCGTGTCCATGGCATTGGCCAGCTGCGTGTGGTGGATGCCAGCATTATGCCCTATTTGATTGCTGGCCATCCCAATGGACCGGTATATTTGATAGCCGAGAAGGCGGCCGATATGATCAAACAAgaccacaactacaacagctgAGCGAACAGTGAATAAAGTAACCACAAGAACGTgaacttcaacttcaatttcgatttcaataCCCAAGATTGATATCAAGTGATCTTGTCTCAACtctgttgtttttatattatccCTCCCTTTTTGTTGTGGGTTGACATATTGttgctaataaaaatgaattgtgCGCGTGTTTCGACTGATCGATTGATCGATGGATGATGATCGTTAAGTGATCGACGTTGGACTGTGGACCTCTAGCCCTTTAACTAAAAAGGGGGGCCTGCAAGCTGCATTGCTTCCGCAATTTGGTCAGTGCTCGAGTTGCGATCGTGTGAACGATCAGAGAGCAGCTCAAGTCAATGTCAGAGACACAACGAACCAACTTGGCTggctttcaatttttatgtgaACGTGTCCATAGTCAGGCCCAGCTGCCGTTTGACTGTTGCTAAAGTTGTTTTCTTGCGCTGAAGATTCTTGCCAGCTAGATCGttaacacagcaacagcaacattaaaCGACGATCGTCGTCGATCGTTTGGCTATACGAACAGCATACGGCCCGACCAAAAAAGATTCGCAAAAGTATTCGGCAAAACGCCGACTTACCGTACGGCGGATCGGCgcttatatttaatattaaattgaacttGGCTAGAGCGATTGTCAGCATTACTAGTTACGAGTCCGATTGGGCAACACCACgagaacaacgacaacgacaacagcaatataagacaacaacaatccaACGGCTCGGGCCACGCATTCGCGATCCCCATTCGATCTATCTATCGCGTgtgtttttcggtttttttcttattttttttttttttttgtttgcttgttctttttttgttattcgtAAAGTGTTAAAAAGTGCCGACTAGCATGACTAGCAAATGGAATCTGTGTCTGTTGATTGCCGGCTGCTTGGCTCTGGTCGCCGGCCAGGAGAGCAACGTGCTACTTGAGACTATCAATTTTCTGCGACGCGGTCAAACGGAAGTCGATCTGGAGAACTATGACAACACCAGGCAAATGGAGAGTGAATACGATTTCATTGTCGTTGGCGCCGGCACCGCTGGCTGCGCCTTAGCCGCCCGTCTCTCCGAGAACCCCAACTGGAAGGTGCTGCTACTCGAGGCCGGCGGACCCGAGCGTCTCATTATGGACGTGCCAATTGTGGCGCATTTTCTGCAGCTGGGCGAAATGAATTGGAAATACCGCACTCAACCCTCGGATCATGCCTGCCTGGCGATGAACAACAATCGTTGCAACTGGCCGCGTGGCAAGGTCATGGGTGGCAGCTCGGTGCTCAACTACATGATGTACACCCGAGGCAATCGTCGCGACTACGATCGCTGGGCCGAGCTGGGCAATCCCGGCTGGAGCTGGAAGGAGGTGCTGCCGTACTTTAAGAAATACGAAGGCAGCACTGTCCCCGATGCCGAGGAGGATATGGTCGGTCGCGATGGTCCCGTCAAAATTGGCTACATCAACTGGCGCTCAAAGATCGCCGAAGCTTTCATCGATGCCGCTCAACAGGACGGTCTCAAGTATCGCGATTACAATGGACGTATTCAAAACGGCGTCGCCTTTCTGCACACAACCACCCACAATTCGACACGCTGGAGCTCCAACCGCGCCTATCTCTATCCCATCAAGGGCAAACGCACCAATCTGCACGTGAAGAAGAATGCGCTCGTCACCCGTGTACTTATCGATCCCCAGACCAAGACTGCCTACGGTATCATGGTGCAGGCCGATGGACGCATGCAGAAGGTGCTGGCCAGAAAGGAAGTCATTGTCTCGGCGGGCGCCATCAATACACCCCAATTGCTGATGTTGTCGGGCGTGGGACCTGCCAAGCATCTACGTGAGGTGGGCATCAAGCCAATTGTGGATCTGGCGGTGGGCTACAATCTGCAGGATCATACGGCGCCAGCTGTGACTTTCACCACGAATTCAACATCACTGAAGTTCGAGGACTTTGCCGATCCCACGTGGCTGACGCGCTTCAATCGCAGAGAGGGACCTTACGGTTCACCTGGCGGCTGTGAGGCGATTGCATTCTGGGATCTGGATCATGAGCGCGATGCCGATGGCTGGCCGGACATTGAGCTGTTTTTGGTGGGTGGATCCATGTCCTCCAATCCGGCAATTTCTCGTGCCTTTGGTCTCAAGAAATCCATCTATGATTCGGTGTTTGCTGAGATCGAAGACAAGTCACTGGACGCCTTCATGATCTTCCCTATGATTTTGCGCCCCAAGAGCCGTGGTCGCATTATGCTGAAGAGCACGGATCCCTTCAAGTATCCCCTGATATATGCCAACTACTTTTCGCATCCCTATGACGTGGATATCTCGGTGCGTGGCCTTCTCAAGGCCATCAGTCTGATGGAGCAGCGCGGCATGAAAGCCATCAATGGCAAACTCTGGGAGCGCAAGATTCCCACCTGCAAGCAGCATCCATACAAGAGCTGGGCCTACTGGGCCTGCTACGTCCGTCACTTTACCTTCACCATTTACCACTACTCGGGCACTGCGAAAATGGGACCCAAATCGGATCGTGCCGCTGTCGTCGATGCTCGTCTACGTGTCCATGGTATTCGGAATCTGCGTGTGGCCGATGCCAGCATAATGCCCGAGATTATGTCCGGTCATCCCAATGGACCCGTCTTCATGATAGCCGAGAAGGCTGCCGATATGATCAAACAGGACCATGGCTTTATCAACTGAAGATCGACAAGTCCCCCATTTTGGGTTAGATTTCACATCAGGTCTTTTGAGTTCCGCTTAGCTGTTTCATTCTATTCCATCTCAGTGAACGGGGCTGTGTTTTTATAATCTTGCCAACAGCATTCAAAACTATCCACGCTTTTGTATAATAATCTAATGAACTGATTCTAATTTAAGCATAGCTcttaagtattaaataaaatatgaattatttagATAACAAAgaagcatttatttaaaagcattttatttaaaatgaatgcaaaacaGAAACGACAGAAAAAACCCGAAATATAACAAGTTAAGATTGTGTGATAACAATTCAGGTATTGCAGCTATACGAccaacacaaacagcagcaattacAGTTCAAGTTAATGTCGGGAAGAGTTAAGTTAATAGGGGAGAGAGAGTTCACTTTAAAATCTCAACATTTAAATTCGAGAATTACTCGAACCTTAATGTCAATGTTAACTATTGCTAGGCAGACGTGAAATGTGCGACATTTATTTAACGCTTGATCTATGATCTAATATATCACATTGAATTTTTGATTGCAGCTTAACTCGGTTCCCAGTGCAAccgcattttaaatgaaattatctcagggttttcggttttttttttgtagtgaaATTAAAAGTAGACTTAACATTGTCAATCAATACATAATATCAGCTCATATCGTATATCATACTTCACTCTTTTTGTACAATCCAGAATGCAGTTAAGCCGCTCAACAAACAACCGGCTTTGACATTGACATTgaattccatttcatttgatttgatttcgcgccgtctttttttttcttactcTTGTatctgttttcatttttagtaaCGCGGTTTCTGTACACGTATTCGTATGTGTCTGTATTTGTAACTTAAGCTTTTGTCATTTGttctcattgttttttttttatgtctcGTCTCTTCTCGCCTAGTTTgatttcagcttttttttagcctttttttattgttgccaaTTTTCATGCTAATCAACTGGCAACTGACAACTGACAACggacaataacaaaatgttaacaacatcatcatcaaattGAAAGCCATGAAGTCTGAGATTTCGCCCAATTCAAACGGCgactattttgatttattaactGCTATGTCTTGACTTTTATTGTTGCGGAAATGATTTCGGAACGCCATTCAAAATGCTTTGGCTTCACATGAAACACCCCGCAATAAAGTTTTGCCCCATGACCGACAAGAGTTAAAGACGAAAAGAAACTTGAACTTCTATATCATTTGAAATGATAAAATCATTTACCgagggtatctgctagtcgTTCAACAGTTGACCCAATGTTTTCATCCAATTTGATTGCTGAGATTCTAGCTATACGTACACAAGTAATGGTTGCACATTTGTGTTAATGTTTTTGACTCTTTtttcttgcttgcttgcttgcttacTTCTCAAACACTTTAATGCCGCAGTCGTAGATTCTGACTCT
Coding sequences:
- the LOC117578011 gene encoding glucose dehydrogenase [FAD, quinone]-like, yielding MGMSITSRLVFLTALTHCCLIDTAVAQSLNGNVLGDIIEFLRRGQHQMDLESLDERNQLLPEYDFIVVGAGTAGCALAARLSENPNWKVLLLEAGDSESYVMDIPIAAHLLQLGEMNWKYRTEPSSSYCLAMKDNRCNWPRGKVMGGSSVLNYMMYTRGNRLDYDRWAALGNPGWSYEELLPYFRKYEGSLVPDADTGHSHPGVRGPVKISYNTDPTRVADAFVRASEQAGLPRGDYNGESQLRVSYLQANIANDTRWSSNRAYLYPIKGKRTNLHIKKKSLVTRVLIDPQSRNAYGVMLLANGRMQKVLARKEVIVSAGAINTPQLLMLSGVGPAKHLRKMGIKPLADLAVGYNLQDHTAPAVTFTTNTTTLALNDLLNTDAIGNFLRGRGPILIPGGVEAISFYALDKAERQRGWPDMEIFACINSLQLNPALPLAFGLKPSIYETMFGELERRNGNAFMVFPMILRARSRGRIKLQSRNPQQHPLIYPNYFHDPYDLNITIRGLKQCNHLSEMPAFRAINARLLDKQPPACRRHKWLSDKFWECYARHFTLTIYHYSGTAKMGPRSDPSAVVDARLRVHGIGQLRVVDASIMPYLIAGHPNGPVYLIAEKAADMIKQDHNYNS
- the LOC117578037 gene encoding glucose dehydrogenase [FAD, quinone], producing MTSKWNLCLLIAGCLALVAGQESNVLLETINFLRRGQTEVDLENYDNTRQMESEYDFIVVGAGTAGCALAARLSENPNWKVLLLEAGGPERLIMDVPIVAHFLQLGEMNWKYRTQPSDHACLAMNNNRCNWPRGKVMGGSSVLNYMMYTRGNRRDYDRWAELGNPGWSWKEVLPYFKKYEGSTVPDAEEDMVGRDGPVKIGYINWRSKIAEAFIDAAQQDGLKYRDYNGRIQNGVAFLHTTTHNSTRWSSNRAYLYPIKGKRTNLHVKKNALVTRVLIDPQTKTAYGIMVQADGRMQKVLARKEVIVSAGAINTPQLLMLSGVGPAKHLREVGIKPIVDLAVGYNLQDHTAPAVTFTTNSTSLKFEDFADPTWLTRFNRREGPYGSPGGCEAIAFWDLDHERDADGWPDIELFLVGGSMSSNPAISRAFGLKKSIYDSVFAEIEDKSLDAFMIFPMILRPKSRGRIMLKSTDPFKYPLIYANYFSHPYDVDISVRGLLKAISLMEQRGMKAINGKLWERKIPTCKQHPYKSWAYWACYVRHFTFTIYHYSGTAKMGPKSDRAAVVDARLRVHGIRNLRVADASIMPEIMSGHPNGPVFMIAEKAADMIKQDHGFIN